The proteins below come from a single Arthrobacter crystallopoietes genomic window:
- a CDS encoding IS3 family transposase (programmed frameshift): MSASQRRFTQEFKDDLCQEVITTSKTIKSVAEENGVGAETLRTWLKKYRNAGNVPDEDEALSVSERARLKELERENRELKAEAAFLKKAAGILCTGATVVAKYEFIDSQRNDPAGTSPVVKMCRWLGVSASGFYNWLSRPLSATAARRQALTARVRHFFTRSDGTYGYRRIHADLADEGTGCSPELVRQIMRDENLIPCQPRPFRTTTEADADAAAKIPDLMKRDFSADRPGTKFVGDITYIHTWQGFVYLATVIDCYSKKVVGWAIADHIRAELVETALRNAAETSVIEPGAIWHSDRGSQYTSASFRALVAGLGMRSSMGRTGVCWDNAMAESFFSALKNERVYRTVYATKTQARRDVIRYIEGFYNSRRRHSALDYRYPNNVHYSYQQPALAA; encoded by the exons ATGTCTGCATCACAACGACGGTTCACCCAGGAATTCAAGGACGATCTGTGCCAGGAGGTCATCACAACCTCCAAGACAATCAAATCCGTTGCCGAGGAGAACGGCGTCGGGGCCGAGACTCTGCGGACCTGGCTGAAGAAATACCGTAACGCCGGAAACGTGCCCGATGAGGACGAGGCCCTGAGCGTCTCCGAACGAGCAAGGCTCAAGGAACTCGAGCGCGAAAACCGCGAGCTGAAAGCCGAGGCCGCGTTCCTAAAAAAAGCCGCAG GCATACTTTGCACGGGAGCCACGGTAGTGGCGAAGTATGAATTCATCGACTCCCAGCGCAACGACCCTGCCGGCACCAGTCCGGTGGTGAAGATGTGCCGGTGGCTTGGCGTCTCCGCGTCCGGTTTCTATAACTGGCTCTCCCGCCCGCTCTCGGCCACCGCGGCCCGCCGGCAGGCGCTCACCGCCCGCGTGCGGCACTTCTTCACACGATCCGACGGCACCTACGGCTACCGGCGGATCCACGCCGATCTGGCCGACGAGGGCACCGGGTGTTCGCCGGAGCTGGTGCGCCAGATCATGCGCGATGAGAACCTCATCCCGTGCCAGCCGCGCCCGTTCAGGACCACGACCGAGGCCGATGCCGACGCTGCGGCAAAGATCCCGGATCTGATGAAGCGGGACTTCAGCGCGGACCGGCCCGGGACCAAGTTCGTCGGCGACATCACCTATATCCACACCTGGCAGGGCTTCGTCTATCTGGCCACCGTCATCGACTGCTACTCCAAGAAAGTCGTGGGCTGGGCCATCGCCGACCACATTCGTGCGGAACTGGTCGAGACTGCCTTGCGCAACGCCGCCGAGACGAGCGTGATCGAGCCCGGCGCGATCTGGCATTCGGACCGCGGCAGCCAATACACCTCCGCCTCGTTCCGGGCCCTGGTCGCGGGACTGGGCATGCGGTCCTCGATGGGCCGGACCGGGGTTTGCTGGGATAACGCGATGGCCGAATCCTTCTTTTCCGCTCTGAAAAACGAGCGTGTTTACCGCACGGTCTACGCGACGAAGACTCAGGCCCGCAGGGACGTCATCCGCTATATCGAGGGCTTTTACAACTCCCGCAGGAGGCATTCCGCACTCGATTACCGGTACCCCAACAACGTCCACTACAGTTACCAGCAGCCAGCCCTGGCAGCATAG
- a CDS encoding SixA phosphatase family protein — protein MSEHHIKKLLILRHAKAAWPLGVDDHERPLAQRGHNEAPLIGRWMVEQGHIPDFILCSSALRTRQTCTWICNELGDKAPTPMLSDGIYEASATQVLSEINQLPDTITSLLVISHMPAVQNLAMRLASVESDEESVMDMATHYPTSGLTVFEHEKSWAELDGRDAKLTRFVVRR, from the coding sequence ATGAGCGAGCACCACATCAAGAAGCTGCTGATCCTGCGCCATGCGAAGGCCGCTTGGCCTTTGGGCGTGGACGATCACGAGCGGCCCCTGGCCCAACGCGGGCACAACGAGGCGCCGTTGATCGGCCGGTGGATGGTGGAGCAGGGTCATATTCCCGACTTCATTCTGTGCTCGTCCGCGCTCCGCACCCGGCAGACCTGCACCTGGATCTGCAACGAGCTCGGAGACAAGGCGCCCACCCCGATGCTGTCCGACGGAATCTACGAAGCCTCGGCCACGCAGGTGCTCAGCGAGATCAACCAACTCCCCGATACCATCACGAGCCTGCTGGTGATCAGCCACATGCCCGCGGTGCAGAACCTGGCCATGCGGCTTGCATCGGTCGAGTCGGACGAGGAGTCGGTGATGGACATGGCCACGCACTACCCGACGTCCGGCCTGACGGTGTTCGAACATGAGAAAAGCTGGGCCGAGCTCGACGGCCGGGACGCCAAGCTGACGCGCTTCGTCGTGCGCCGCTGA
- a CDS encoding dihydrolipoyl dehydrogenase family protein has product MADQTMKVDVIVIGAGAVGENAAERTARGGLKTVLIEKALVGGECSYWACMPSKALLRPGKAVNAARSIDGAKQAVTESLNVDAVLQRRDGFTSHWDDKSQVEWVHGAGIELLRGTARLTGERMVELAAEDGTTTSIEAGHAVVLATGSVPTVPPIEGLDSVDFWGTREATASQEIPQNLLVLGGGVSGVELAQAYARLGAAVTLVARGDLLANYPEPARRLVEAGLREDGIDVRLHTTTQKAAQDESGIHLTLIPTDNDGGAAPSIVSGAKLLVSTGRHPALIGLGLENVGVVPEDLETDSSGQVAGVEGGWLYAVGDAAGKALLTHQGKYEARAAGEAISARAAGDLDGGRPEPWSRFAATADEAAVPSVVFTDPEVAMVGLTLEQAREGGASARGVELPIAVAGSALHADGYAGWAQLVVDEDRKVLLGATFAGPDVSELLHAATIAVVGQVPLDRLWHAVPAYPTISEVWLRLLEEYGL; this is encoded by the coding sequence ATGGCGGATCAGACGATGAAGGTGGACGTAATAGTCATTGGCGCCGGCGCCGTCGGCGAGAACGCGGCCGAACGCACGGCGCGCGGCGGCTTGAAGACGGTCCTGATCGAGAAGGCGCTCGTGGGAGGCGAGTGTTCCTACTGGGCGTGTATGCCTTCGAAGGCACTCTTACGTCCCGGCAAGGCAGTTAATGCCGCGCGAAGCATAGATGGCGCCAAGCAGGCGGTAACCGAGTCGCTGAATGTGGATGCCGTGCTCCAGCGCCGGGACGGTTTTACTTCACACTGGGACGACAAGTCACAGGTGGAGTGGGTGCACGGCGCTGGCATCGAACTGCTCCGAGGTACGGCCCGGCTGACCGGTGAGCGTATGGTGGAACTGGCTGCGGAGGACGGTACAACCACCTCCATCGAGGCGGGCCACGCCGTCGTACTGGCCACCGGCTCAGTGCCCACCGTTCCGCCGATCGAGGGTTTGGACAGCGTGGACTTCTGGGGCACGCGCGAAGCCACTGCATCGCAGGAGATCCCGCAAAACCTGCTGGTGCTCGGCGGCGGCGTTTCCGGGGTGGAGCTGGCGCAGGCCTATGCGCGGCTGGGAGCAGCCGTCACGCTGGTTGCCCGCGGTGACCTGCTGGCCAATTATCCGGAACCGGCACGCCGCCTGGTGGAAGCCGGCCTGCGCGAGGACGGCATCGATGTCCGGCTGCACACCACCACCCAGAAGGCAGCGCAGGATGAATCCGGCATCCATTTGACGTTGATACCAACAGATAACGACGGCGGGGCCGCGCCTTCGATAGTCAGCGGCGCCAAGCTGCTGGTTTCCACCGGCCGCCATCCGGCCCTGATCGGCCTGGGTCTGGAAAATGTCGGCGTCGTTCCCGAGGATCTGGAGACCGATTCCAGTGGTCAGGTGGCCGGTGTGGAAGGTGGCTGGCTCTACGCTGTCGGGGACGCCGCGGGAAAAGCGTTGCTGACCCACCAGGGGAAGTACGAAGCCCGCGCCGCCGGCGAGGCAATCTCTGCAAGGGCCGCGGGCGACTTGGACGGCGGGAGGCCGGAACCATGGAGCCGGTTCGCCGCCACGGCCGACGAGGCTGCGGTACCGTCCGTGGTGTTCACCGATCCGGAAGTGGCGATGGTCGGGCTGACCCTTGAGCAGGCGCGGGAGGGCGGCGCCAGTGCCAGGGGCGTAGAGCTGCCGATCGCCGTCGCCGGTTCGGCGCTGCACGCGGACGGCTATGCCGGCTGGGCACAGCTGGTGGTGGACGAGGACCGTAAAGTCCTTCTCGGCGCCACCTTCGCCGGCCCCGATGTCAGTGAGTTGCTGCATGCGGCCACGATCGCCGTCGTCGGCCAGGTTCCGTTGGACCGCCTCTGGCATGCCGTTCCGGCCTATCCCACCATCAGCGAGGTCTGGCTCCGGCTGCTCGAGGAATACGGCCTCTAA
- the tadA gene encoding tRNA adenosine(34) deaminase TadA, with protein MMPADPLHSEWMDLALEQARLALATADVPIGAVVIGPDGTVIGSGRNEREAHHDPTAHAEIVAIREAARKLDSWRLEGCTLVVTLEPCAMCAGAVVLARVPKVVFGAWDEKAGAAGSVFDILRERRLNHWVEVHPEVRADECGNLLRQFFEAHRD; from the coding sequence ATGATGCCTGCCGATCCGCTGCACAGCGAGTGGATGGACCTCGCCCTGGAGCAGGCGCGCCTTGCCCTCGCCACGGCGGACGTGCCGATCGGCGCCGTCGTTATCGGTCCGGACGGCACGGTCATCGGTTCGGGCCGGAATGAACGCGAAGCCCACCACGACCCCACCGCGCACGCGGAAATCGTTGCGATCCGCGAGGCGGCGCGGAAGCTGGACTCCTGGCGGCTGGAGGGCTGCACCCTGGTGGTCACGCTGGAGCCGTGCGCCATGTGTGCCGGCGCGGTGGTTCTTGCCCGGGTTCCCAAGGTGGTTTTCGGTGCGTGGGATGAGAAGGCCGGGGCCGCCGGCAGCGTGTTCGATATCCTCCGCGAGCGCCGGCTCAACCATTGGGTAGAGGTCCATCCCGAGGTCCGCGCCGATGAGTGCGGGAACCTGCTGCGGCAATTCTTCGAAGCCCACCGCGACTAG
- a CDS encoding winged helix-turn-helix domain-containing protein, which yields MSVSSGYVHISVRNAQNRAAAAQRQGFNRPQYGATQANPAQQYRVLRAVPGQFDGDAANPTTAPTPVITPNGEPGPQAVSADTVARGFVLYVGLDESAAAAAGTSLTQLASQIRSYVQTLVPGAQSHAAVALAPADAQGENIDVVRQALGDPTVSRRPRTEVQQRTVHTAQQSSRPSGVLIDLSRREVHLDGETLNLTFKEFELLNYLVENATRTVGRDELLSGLWKNAEEVPNERTIDVHIRRLRSKLGRLANTVRTVRGQGYRFYEHPEVVVWAAPEYSI from the coding sequence ATGTCAGTTTCATCCGGATACGTCCACATCTCCGTCCGCAACGCCCAGAACCGGGCCGCCGCAGCGCAGCGCCAGGGCTTTAACCGCCCGCAGTACGGCGCGACCCAGGCCAATCCCGCCCAGCAGTACCGTGTGCTCCGCGCCGTTCCCGGGCAATTCGACGGCGATGCCGCCAACCCGACCACCGCTCCCACTCCGGTGATTACCCCCAATGGTGAACCAGGCCCGCAGGCAGTGTCAGCTGACACTGTTGCTCGCGGGTTTGTTTTGTATGTAGGCCTGGACGAATCCGCCGCCGCGGCAGCCGGTACGTCGCTGACACAGCTTGCTTCCCAGATCCGCTCTTATGTCCAGACGCTGGTTCCCGGAGCGCAAAGCCACGCCGCCGTCGCATTGGCTCCTGCCGACGCGCAGGGCGAGAATATCGACGTCGTCCGCCAGGCCCTTGGCGATCCGACCGTCAGCCGCCGTCCCCGGACCGAGGTTCAGCAGCGCACGGTGCACACGGCGCAGCAGTCGAGCCGTCCCAGCGGCGTGCTGATCGATCTTTCCCGCCGCGAGGTCCACCTGGATGGCGAAACCCTGAACCTGACGTTCAAGGAGTTCGAACTGCTTAACTACCTGGTGGAAAATGCCACCCGGACCGTGGGCCGCGACGAACTGCTCTCCGGTCTGTGGAAGAACGCCGAAGAGGTGCCGAACGAGCGCACCATCGACGTTCACATCCGCCGCCTGCGTTCCAAGCTCGGGCGCCTGGCTAACACCGTGCGCACCGTCCGCGGCCAGGGCTACCGCTTCTACGAGCACCCCGAGGTTGTCGTCTGGGCAGCCCCGGAGTACTCCATCTAA
- the upp gene encoding uracil phosphoribosyltransferase, with protein sequence MRVLEVDHPLVAHKLTVLRDKTTPSPVFRQLTEELVTLLAYEATRDVRTQPVEIETPVTRTVGTAFTKPTPLVVPILRAGLGMLEGMTKLVPTAEVGFLGMARNEETLEAITYAERLPADLTGRQVFVLDPMLATGGTLREAIKFLFARGAADVTCICLLGAPEGLKMLEAELGEAENVTIVLASVDERLNEHAYIVPGLGDAGDRLYGIAG encoded by the coding sequence ATGCGCGTACTCGAAGTGGACCACCCTCTTGTTGCCCACAAACTCACAGTTCTCCGCGACAAGACCACGCCGTCGCCCGTTTTCCGCCAACTGACCGAAGAACTGGTGACCTTGCTGGCGTATGAAGCCACGCGGGACGTGCGCACGCAACCGGTGGAAATCGAGACGCCCGTGACCAGGACCGTTGGGACGGCCTTCACCAAGCCCACCCCGCTGGTGGTGCCCATTCTCCGCGCGGGGCTCGGCATGCTCGAAGGTATGACCAAACTGGTTCCCACCGCAGAGGTCGGTTTCCTCGGGATGGCGCGCAACGAGGAGACACTCGAGGCCATCACCTATGCCGAGCGTCTGCCGGCTGATCTGACAGGCCGCCAGGTCTTCGTGCTGGATCCGATGCTGGCCACCGGCGGCACCCTGCGCGAAGCGATCAAGTTCCTGTTCGCGCGTGGCGCCGCCGACGTGACCTGCATTTGCCTGCTCGGCGCCCCCGAGGGTCTCAAGATGCTCGAGGCCGAACTTGGCGAAGCGGAAAACGTGACTATCGTGCTGGCTTCCGTGGACGAACGACTGAACGAGCATGCCTATATCGTCCCGGGCCTCGGCGATGCGGGGGACCGGCTTTACGGCATCGCCGGCTGA